The nucleotide sequence CGTCGCTCAGGGCAAGAATCAAGCCGTTAATTAACAGCGAAACCAGGAGCAGAAACCCTAAGCTGACAACCAGCGAAGAGGATAGCAGCCGATCTTTGATGATTTTGAGCCAGCCCCGCTTGGGTTTGGCTTTGACGCGCCAGATTAAGTTAACGGAGTCCTGAATCTCCACGAAAATGCTGGTCGCACCGAGCAACAGGGTAAGAATACTAATGATTAAGGCCGTGTTGGTTTCGTTCGACAGCTTCACGTTCTTGATCATGTCCTGAAGCTGTTTGGCCGCTTCATTGCCGATCAGACCATTGATCTGGCCAAAAACCTGGCCCTGAATAGCTTCCTCGCCCAGAAAGATGCTCAGCAGCGACATGACCAGCACTAACAGCGGAGCCAGCGAAAACACAGTATAATAGGCCAGGGCCGCGCTTAATTTCAGGCAGCGATCGTCCAGAAACCCATTGAAGGCATCCCGGATTACAATCCAGCTATTGCTAAAGAAAGTCTTGACGTTTTTAGCATCCATAAACGATGAGTTATTTGCAGGACAAGGGCAATGTCTTATCCGCGACGTAACGGTGTCGCCGTACAGGACTAACCAGAATCCGGGGCAGTTGTTACCATTTGAAGGGGCAATGGCCCCGGTGGAACGTCCCTGCCCAGACAGTAAACGGCAATGCCGCTCATCTTTCCCTAGGAAGAGCCTGCGAAAGGAGCACTCGGAAAGCCTAGCCGAAGTCAACAAAAGATCCTGGTCGGGGTAAGTCGACCGGATAAATCAACAGCTGGCTATGGATTTTATGGCTAACCGTCAATCGGTATTTAACAAAACAGAAATTAGCAAGAAATGAAGTGTCTCAGTGCCCCGTGTTTCCTGATTTGCCTGCTCATTACGCTTACGGGTACTGCCAGTTACGCCCAGAAGAAAACCGCCAAAAAGTCGGCCAGCGTAACGTCGCTGGTTAGCGACCGCCAGTTCTGGCTGGCCGAAATGGACCGGATGGTTCGGCCGGTGGTGTACAGCCTGGCACAGGACAGCCTCCGGATCATGATGCCAAAGGTAGTTGCCAAACGGGCCGACAACCCGGAACAACGGATTCAGGTGCAGTACCTCGAAGTGCTGGGTCGGGTGCTCAGCGGGATTGCGCCCTGGCTGCAGGGCGAAGGCGGCTCCCCGCAGGAAGTGGCTCTACGGAACCAGTACCGGCAGTGGGTCTTGAAAGGACTATCTCATGCACTCGATTCAACGGCGAAGGATTATATGCGCTTTGATCTGGGGGGACAGCAACTGGTGGATGCGTCGTTTCTGGCGTATGCGTTTGTACGGGCGCCCTGGCTCTGGGAACACCTGGACAAAACCGATCAGGTCAAAATGGTCAATGCCCTGAAAGCGACCCGCCGGTACAAGCCGGTATTTTCCAACTGGCTGCTGTTTTCGGCCATGACCGAAGCCTTCTTCTGCAAGTACGGCTACGAATGGGACCCCATGCGGGTCGATTACGCGCTTCAGCAACTGGAGCAGTGGTACGTAGGCGACGGCATGTACACCGATGGCGTTCATTATGCCTTTGACTACTATAACAGTTACGTAATCCATCCGTATCTGGCTACCATTGTTGAGGTCATCGGCCAGAAAACGACTGCCTATACCGGCATGATTGCCAAGATCAGGAAGCGTAACGAACGGTATGCCGTTATTCAGGAGCGGCTGATCAATGCCGACGGGTCGTTCCCGCCAACGGGGCGGTCGCTGATCTATCGGGGGGCGGCCTTCCACCATCTGGCCGATATGGCCTGGCGGAAAGCCCTGCCGAATGAACTGAAACCGGCTCAGGTGCGCGGTGCCCTGACGGCGGTCATTAAGAAAACCCTGGAAAGTCCTTCCACGTATCAGAACGGCTGGCTGACTATTGGCCTTTACGGCGCGCAGCCGGATATTGCGGATGTTTATAACAATCAGGGGAGTATGTACCTTGCGTCGACTATCTTCCTACCGCTCGGCTTACCCGAATCGGATCCGTTCTGGGCCGATGCGCCGGTCAAATGGAGCGCCCTGCGGGTCTGGAGTGGCGAAGATTTCCCGCACGACCACAGTGTTGACCTGCGCTAACCAAACAAGTTGATGGTACGTTTATTTTTTTTGGGGCTGCTGTTCCTTAGTCTGCGAACGGCGGCTCAGATTCCGGCCGCGCCGACGGCCCTCCGCACCGATTTGCTGCTCCATACCGACCGGGTGTGGAGCAATGGTTTTTTAACGAACCTGACCCTCGAAGCCGCCGACTCGACCCACTTTCCGGGGCAGTTGGCCCTGATCCGCAGTGCCCGGCCGTCCTTCAGCTGGGTACTGCCCGATGCCGGTATGTTTGGTCGGCAAACGGCCTACCGTATCCTGCTGTCCTCGTCCCTGAAAAACAGTCGGGCCATGGTGGGCGATGTGTGGGATTCGGACCGGGTGACGAGCGGGCAGAGCGTAGGGGT is from Spirosoma taeanense and encodes:
- a CDS encoding YihY/virulence factor BrkB family protein — protein: MDAKNVKTFFSNSWIVIRDAFNGFLDDRCLKLSAALAYYTVFSLAPLLVLVMSLLSIFLGEEAIQGQVFGQINGLIGNEAAKQLQDMIKNVKLSNETNTALIISILTLLLGATSIFVEIQDSVNLIWRVKAKPKRGWLKIIKDRLLSSSLVVSLGFLLLVSLLINGLILALSDVLTRFLPQIGVVLVSGLNFAISTLVVTVLFGVIFKVLPDAKIAWKDVRWGAFFTALLFMLGRYLIGLYIETTSTSSTYGAAGSLIVILTWVYYTAAILYFGAEFTLAYANHFGVKIEPADYAVYVEQTEREREVATIPTEQKVEESKK
- a CDS encoding DUF2264 domain-containing protein gives rise to the protein MKCLSAPCFLICLLITLTGTASYAQKKTAKKSASVTSLVSDRQFWLAEMDRMVRPVVYSLAQDSLRIMMPKVVAKRADNPEQRIQVQYLEVLGRVLSGIAPWLQGEGGSPQEVALRNQYRQWVLKGLSHALDSTAKDYMRFDLGGQQLVDASFLAYAFVRAPWLWEHLDKTDQVKMVNALKATRRYKPVFSNWLLFSAMTEAFFCKYGYEWDPMRVDYALQQLEQWYVGDGMYTDGVHYAFDYYNSYVIHPYLATIVEVIGQKTTAYTGMIAKIRKRNERYAVIQERLINADGSFPPTGRSLIYRGAAFHHLADMAWRKALPNELKPAQVRGALTAVIKKTLESPSTYQNGWLTIGLYGAQPDIADVYNNQGSMYLASTIFLPLGLPESDPFWADAPVKWSALRVWSGEDFPHDHSVDLR